In the Plodia interpunctella isolate USDA-ARS_2022_Savannah chromosome 6, ilPloInte3.2, whole genome shotgun sequence genome, one interval contains:
- the LOC128670997 gene encoding uncharacterized protein LOC128670997 — protein sequence MEKPARYKAKNKKQAPKPKTPKKRKNDGPTCSMFLSELSRKLAHRKKQEEECNNIVQTIIDSITNALPIKFSRRSSLEKKESPVKIEVLQTFAPELLPNTLLDIPAPEIVKVEEEFTEDTEVPPKEPFKMPKMPLVSSEDIKLAIEKRRRNIQTEDVAINTGTDHDVAAELTKHVGTLRKISLIAEEFNQKTARNLKEIVDSVQEDLIKKLEEINAERQAILAQVPTTSAPVEINKE from the exons ATGGAAAAACCAGCTCGGTACAAAGCTAAAAACAAGAAGCAAGCCCCAAAACCGAAAACACCCAAAAAGCGTAAAAACGATG gacCTACGTGTTCCATGTTCCTATCAGAACTGTCGAGAAAATTGGCACACAGGAAGAAACAAGAGGAAGAATGTAATAACATCGTGC aaaCTATAATTGATAGTATAACAAATGCTTTGCCAATCAAATTTTCACGAAGGTcttcattagaaaaaaaagaatcaCCTGTCAAAATAGAAGTCCTGCAAACATTTGCACCTGAATTATTACCTAATACGTTACTAGATATTCCTGCACCTGAGATAGTAAAAGTTGAAGAAGAATTCACAGAAGATACAGAAGTGCCTCCAAAAGAGCCATTTAAAATGCCAAAAATGCCTTTAGTCAGCAGTGAAGATATAAAACTTGCCATAGAGAAAAGAagacgaaacatacaaacagaaGATGTTGCTATAAATACAGGAACCGATCATGACGTAGCCGCAGAATTGACAAAACACGTGGGGACTTTGAGGAAAATTTCACTGATCGCTGAAGAATTTAATCAGAAGACTg caCGAAATCTGAAAGAGATTGTTGACAGTGTACAAGAAGATTTGATTAAGAAATTAGAAGAAATAAATGCTGAACGACAAGCGATCCTTGCACAAGTTCCAACGACGTCAGCACCAgtagaaataaacaaagaataa